The Linepithema humile isolate Giens D197 chromosome 7, Lhum_UNIL_v1.0, whole genome shotgun sequence genome has a window encoding:
- the LOC105677971 gene encoding uncharacterized protein isoform X1, giving the protein MTEQSISFHSTTNMNEHEKNLMTGSLEQRKEAFKEDEELMRETTKFISDVIETAATEASKRKIQSEGADGGEGSRLKGGDTIAGWNNRARGFCNRILNALCPCFTNHEQIHRRGVRQDILSPQNRVDMHFPCKIVRLLLFNCHLQIHQTTRHLYFFIRTSSQAIDQQIRSNPACFITEQ; this is encoded by the exons ATGACCGAGCAGTCCATATCGTTCCATTCTACTACCAACATGAACGAACACGAGAAAAACTTAATGACGGGGTCGTTGGAGCAGAGGAAGGAAGCTTTCAAGGAAGACGAGGAGCTTATGAGGGAGACCACGAAATTTATTAGCGATGTGATAGAGACTGCTGCTACGGAAGcttcgaaaagaaaaattcaatcgGAG GGAGCTGACGGCGGCGAAG GCAGTAGATTGAAGGGTGGCGATACCATCGCTGGCTGGAACAACCGAGCGCGTGGATTCTGCAATCGTATTCTGAATGCGCTTTGCCCATGCTTCACCAACCATG AACAAATTCATCGTCGAGGTGTTCGTCAAGATATCTTATCACCACAAAATCGCGTCGACATGCATTTTCCTTGCAAGATCGTTAGATTGTTGTTGTTCAACTGTCACTTGCAAATCCATCAGACAACACGGCATTTATACTTCTTCATTCGGACTTCTTCACAAGCGATCGATCAGCAGATCCGTAGCAATCCGGCATGTTTCATCACCGAGCAATAA
- the LOC105677971 gene encoding uncharacterized protein isoform X2 translates to MTEQSISFHSTTNMNEHEKNLMTGSLEQRKEAFKEDEELMRETTKFISDVIETAATEASKRKIQSEGADGGEGSRLKGGDTIAGWNNRARGFCNRILNALCPCFTNHELFAWTPYRYRFTRP, encoded by the exons ATGACCGAGCAGTCCATATCGTTCCATTCTACTACCAACATGAACGAACACGAGAAAAACTTAATGACGGGGTCGTTGGAGCAGAGGAAGGAAGCTTTCAAGGAAGACGAGGAGCTTATGAGGGAGACCACGAAATTTATTAGCGATGTGATAGAGACTGCTGCTACGGAAGcttcgaaaagaaaaattcaatcgGAG GGAGCTGACGGCGGCGAAG GCAGTAGATTGAAGGGTGGCGATACCATCGCTGGCTGGAACAACCGAGCGCGTGGATTCTGCAATCGTATTCTGAATGCGCTTTGCCCATGCTTCACCAACCATG AACTGTTCGCCTGGACTCCGTACCGGTATCGCTTCACAAGACCTTAA